The following coding sequences are from one Ancylobacter sp. TS-1 window:
- the pth gene encoding aminoacyl-tRNA hydrolase, translated as MMLFTGLGNPGPKYAGNRHNIGFMAVDAIARRHRFTPWRRRFQGAACEGEIEGVKVLALLPETYMNESGRAVAEAQRFYKIELRDVFVFHDELDLPPAKVRYKVGGGNAGHNGLRSITAHCGNDYARLRLGIGHPGDKALVHNYVLSDFAKAERGWVDAVCDGCADLAGLIATHRLDEFQNRIHLFLDAQGFGATEKAAGARKPG; from the coding sequence ATGATGCTCTTCACCGGGCTCGGCAATCCCGGGCCGAAATATGCCGGCAACCGGCACAATATCGGCTTCATGGCGGTCGACGCGATCGCCCGGCGCCATCGCTTCACGCCGTGGCGGCGGCGCTTCCAGGGCGCGGCCTGCGAAGGCGAGATCGAGGGCGTGAAGGTGCTCGCCCTGCTGCCCGAGACCTACATGAACGAGTCCGGCCGGGCCGTGGCCGAGGCGCAGCGCTTCTACAAGATCGAGCTGCGCGACGTCTTCGTCTTCCATGACGAACTCGACCTGCCCCCCGCCAAGGTCCGCTACAAGGTCGGCGGTGGCAATGCCGGCCATAACGGCCTGCGCTCCATCACCGCCCATTGCGGCAATGACTATGCCCGCCTGCGGCTCGGCATCGGTCACCCCGGCGACAAGGCGCTGGTGCATAATTATGTGCTGAGCGACTTCGCCAAGGCTGAGCGCGGCTGGGTCGACGCGGTGTGCGACGGCTGCGCCGACCTCGCCGGGCTGATCGCCACCCATCGGCTGGACGAGTTCCAGAACCGCATCCACCTCTTCCTCGACGCGCAGGGCTTCGGCGCGACGGAGAAGGCGGCCGGCGCCCGCAAGCCCGGCTGA
- a CDS encoding 50S ribosomal protein L25/general stress protein Ctc, which translates to MTATKQLKALPRTKVGKGAARADRRAGRVPAVIYGEGKPPVGITLDYTEINRIIYAGHFLTTLFDIDVDGEKHHVIPRDYQLDPVKDFTVHVDFLRVAAGTTLTVEVPVHFLNAESAAVLKQGGTLNIVSHAVSLNAPAHAIPEAIEVDLSKYGFGDSIHLSAITLPAGVTWAGHGDDTLATITAPSGLKEAEADDAAAAAADAAKS; encoded by the coding sequence ATGACCGCTACCAAGCAGCTCAAGGCGCTGCCGCGCACGAAGGTCGGCAAGGGGGCCGCTCGTGCTGATCGTCGCGCCGGCCGTGTTCCCGCCGTCATCTACGGCGAAGGCAAGCCCCCCGTCGGCATCACGCTCGACTATACCGAGATCAACCGCATCATCTATGCGGGCCACTTCCTCACCACCCTGTTCGACATCGACGTCGACGGTGAGAAGCACCACGTCATTCCGCGCGACTACCAGCTCGACCCGGTGAAGGACTTCACCGTGCATGTCGACTTCCTGCGCGTGGCGGCCGGCACCACCCTGACCGTCGAAGTCCCGGTGCACTTCCTCAACGCCGAATCCGCTGCGGTCCTCAAGCAGGGCGGCACGCTGAACATCGTCAGCCACGCCGTCTCGCTGAACGCCCCGGCCCATGCGATCCCCGAGGCGATCGAGGTCGACCTGTCGAAGTACGGCTTCGGCGACTCGATCCACCTGTCGGCGATCACCCTGCCGGCCGGCGTGACCTGGGCGGGCCATGGCGACGACACGCTCGCCACCATCACCGCTCCGTCGGGCCTCAAGGAAGCCGAGGCCGACGACGCCGCAGCCGCCGCTGCGGATGCTGCCAAGAGCTGA